The proteins below are encoded in one region of Neoasaia chiangmaiensis:
- a CDS encoding glycosyltransferase, translating to MSRQHVSAEAPTQVPPRPVFAGYGHEISDRDRAAWQRWIDGRAQDSFRRGQAAASAGDGPTALFWLDRAARMARDNTHVALALGMAQLSAGRWAEALATMDRLSASCVLREALFGQAVACLRLGDPMGASHILGRALSRFAPAPAVHAMAAQVAEAAGAAGWCGVEGGGRVLGLSTGAVTWRLRRSASAGGTTRWASGFPGDLPASWRDADWLDVLADGRPLLGSPADLRAIRRSEGVVQPAEGGVEGWLWHPADPDHVPVLQIEGEQGAAMHLTLTVPATDVDTDVPLARPRRFFVPTDQLPEGTLRFLDGYGAGISGSPIDRGLIRLFDAPVRRAPERPRRRSGTQPIPAVRPRAAGWLVIVPAYRDLPKLRACLQSVFDTMPDGVEIMVVDDATPEPALARYLDRLAASGRITLRRQDRNAGFPSAANIGLRAAAGRDVVLLNSDTIVPRGWLEGLRHVLDAEPTIGTATPFSNDASILSYPSVKVANPPPDRRETQRLADLCARLPLRLDIDLPTANGFCMAIRGDCLAQTGLLREDAFAQGYGEENDFCCRATALGWRHVAATNVFVAHVGGVSFGAARRALMRRNLRILNRLHPGYDAAVQAFVRRDPLFEARRALDGARLRQACGRKRSIAMLLHDSGGGVARVVRERAAAFEHGGLFVLTIRPDTTGCRLICAAVETDSLVFRLPAEWPQLLGLLRDLRVQSLEWHHLIGHAPMMRGLHQALAVPYDIFIHDYVWFCQRVSLLGPRERYCGEPSPEGCAVCIAEVGSYLGETISMPDFLARSDRELRGARRLMAPSGDTARRIARHFPDLTVDVLPLEDDAAWPDIRMMTRGFARRRIGFVGGIGAEKGYDVIRALAEDAQMRDLALDFVVVGHTPDDEALFETGRVLVTGEYRESEVMSIIRDLHIEIGFIPSITPETWCFALGVIWQAGLPCVSFDLGAQAERIRRTGRGWTVPLGMPASALNNFLLRL from the coding sequence ATGAGCCGGCAGCACGTGTCGGCTGAAGCGCCGACGCAGGTTCCTCCTCGTCCGGTATTCGCGGGATACGGGCATGAAATCTCGGATCGGGACCGTGCGGCGTGGCAGCGCTGGATTGATGGCCGCGCGCAGGATTCATTTCGGCGTGGACAGGCGGCAGCTTCGGCAGGTGACGGACCGACAGCGCTTTTCTGGCTTGATCGCGCGGCGCGCATGGCACGCGACAATACCCATGTCGCGCTCGCGCTGGGGATGGCGCAGCTTTCCGCCGGGCGATGGGCCGAGGCCCTGGCGACAATGGACCGCCTTTCCGCAAGCTGTGTCTTGCGCGAAGCCCTCTTCGGGCAGGCAGTTGCCTGTTTGCGCCTGGGCGATCCCATGGGCGCGTCGCATATATTGGGACGCGCATTGTCGCGATTTGCACCGGCCCCGGCGGTTCATGCCATGGCGGCACAAGTGGCCGAGGCCGCGGGTGCGGCAGGGTGGTGCGGCGTGGAGGGCGGCGGACGTGTCCTTGGCCTGTCAACGGGGGCGGTGACGTGGCGATTGCGTCGCTCCGCATCGGCGGGGGGCACGACGCGTTGGGCATCCGGTTTTCCCGGCGATCTGCCTGCAAGCTGGCGTGACGCCGACTGGCTGGACGTTTTGGCCGACGGGCGACCGTTGCTTGGCAGCCCGGCCGATTTGCGGGCGATCAGACGGTCCGAGGGGGTTGTCCAGCCTGCGGAAGGCGGGGTGGAGGGTTGGCTCTGGCATCCGGCGGATCCGGATCATGTACCGGTCCTGCAGATCGAGGGCGAACAGGGGGCAGCGATGCACCTGACGCTGACGGTTCCCGCAACCGATGTCGATACCGATGTGCCGCTCGCGCGACCCCGTCGGTTTTTCGTGCCGACAGATCAACTGCCGGAAGGCACGCTGCGTTTTCTGGATGGGTATGGCGCCGGGATTTCGGGCAGTCCGATTGATCGGGGATTGATACGGCTGTTCGATGCGCCTGTGCGGCGCGCGCCGGAGAGGCCGCGACGCCGGAGCGGGACGCAGCCCATTCCGGCGGTCCGACCGCGTGCGGCGGGTTGGCTGGTCATCGTTCCGGCCTATCGCGATCTGCCGAAACTGCGTGCCTGCCTGCAAAGTGTTTTCGATACCATGCCGGATGGCGTCGAGATCATGGTGGTGGACGACGCGACGCCGGAGCCGGCTCTGGCGCGGTATCTCGATCGTCTGGCTGCGTCCGGACGCATCACATTGCGACGGCAGGATCGTAATGCGGGCTTTCCGTCAGCGGCCAATATCGGGTTGCGCGCGGCTGCCGGTCGGGATGTGGTGCTGCTGAACAGCGACACCATCGTGCCGCGTGGCTGGCTTGAGGGGTTGCGTCACGTCCTGGATGCCGAGCCGACGATCGGCACGGCCACGCCGTTCTCCAACGATGCGAGCATCCTGTCCTATCCGTCGGTCAAGGTTGCCAATCCTCCGCCGGATCGGCGCGAAACGCAGCGTCTGGCCGATCTGTGTGCGCGGTTGCCGTTGCGGCTCGATATCGACCTGCCGACCGCCAATGGTTTCTGCATGGCGATCCGGGGCGATTGTCTGGCGCAGACCGGCCTGTTGCGTGAGGATGCATTCGCGCAGGGTTATGGCGAGGAGAACGATTTCTGCTGCCGGGCGACCGCATTGGGCTGGCGACATGTCGCGGCAACGAATGTGTTTGTCGCTCATGTCGGGGGCGTATCATTCGGTGCGGCGCGCCGGGCGTTGATGCGGCGTAACCTGCGCATATTGAACAGGCTGCATCCCGGATATGACGCTGCTGTTCAGGCATTCGTGCGTCGTGATCCGTTGTTCGAGGCACGCCGCGCCCTCGATGGCGCCCGGCTTCGGCAGGCCTGTGGGAGGAAACGCAGTATTGCCATGCTGCTGCATGACAGCGGCGGCGGTGTCGCGCGCGTGGTGCGGGAACGAGCGGCGGCATTCGAGCATGGGGGGCTGTTCGTGTTGACGATCAGGCCTGACACGACAGGCTGTCGTCTTATCTGCGCGGCTGTTGAAACCGACAGCCTGGTTTTTCGCCTGCCAGCGGAATGGCCTCAGTTGCTGGGGCTTTTGCGTGACCTGCGTGTGCAGTCGCTGGAATGGCATCATCTCATCGGTCATGCGCCGATGATGCGCGGTCTGCATCAGGCGCTGGCTGTGCCCTACGATATTTTCATCCATGATTATGTCTGGTTTTGCCAGCGCGTTTCGTTACTGGGGCCGCGGGAGCGTTATTGCGGCGAGCCCTCGCCGGAGGGCTGCGCGGTTTGCATCGCCGAGGTCGGTAGTTACCTTGGAGAAACGATTTCCATGCCGGACTTCCTGGCGCGGTCGGACCGGGAGTTGCGGGGTGCGCGACGATTGATGGCGCCTTCAGGCGATACGGCACGTCGTATCGCACGACACTTTCCCGACCTGACGGTTGATGTCCTGCCGCTGGAGGATGACGCCGCGTGGCCGGACATTCGCATGATGACGCGCGGCTTCGCGCGGCGGCGGATCGGATTCGTGGGTGGTATTGGCGCGGAGAAAGGCTACGACGTGATCCGGGCGCTGGCGGAGGATGCGCAGATGCGCGATCTGGCGCTGGACTTCGTCGTGGTCGGGCATACACCTGATGACGAGGCGCTGTTCGAAACCGGTCGCGTTCTGGTGACCGGCGAATATCGGGAAAGCGAGGTGATGTCGATCATCCGCGATCTGCATATCGAGATTGGTTTCATTCCGTCGATCACGCCCGAAACGTGGTGTTTCGCGCTGGGTGTGATCTGGCAGGCGGGACTGCCCTGCGTGAGTTTCGATCTG
- a CDS encoding tetratricopeptide repeat protein, whose protein sequence is MSLKLRIAAQFSRDAKLAYGISLMEAGEDPARGFSVLSSLASQGVTEAQFRVGRAYLDGMGVPPSLEEGARWTQMAAESGHVQAQFVLATLYTIGLPEGFEAQKKVSIAANAQPRPRVPDFRQGGVWARKAATAGYPDAQALLGYILTNGPEDLADQQEAFDWYEKAAQGGSSQGHLGLGMAYLYRAQDDETRQRATEELKKATRGGLSTAFYLLGVIFEQGVGQPRDPSAAAHYYRQAAEKGMPAAQTKYGLALLEGRGVTRDMQRAETWLRRAALNGETQAAALLGDIYARGGELPPNYIEAAKWYRLAADQGHGPAARALGLLYLTGAGVHRDPNEAARWFRVSAERGDRTADSDLGNLALSGTGSEEEKRALKARFERAAQDGDLVGAFNLGVCLAEGVGTVRDERTAAVWMKRAADGVVNAQYWLGRMMVEGRGFETNIAEGCAWLEKAAAAGMTDAQMLLAQMLVTGRAVGGKDHARAMAMYQTAAERGQVDAMFALGAMYGGGHDVPEDRVEAQVWFRRAAERGNGLAQLMLGRYLVRGLAGVRDEDEGRRWLQRASAQNIDEAKAELAKLGGHEPAARVG, encoded by the coding sequence GTGTCGTTGAAGCTCCGGATCGCTGCCCAGTTTTCGCGCGATGCCAAGCTGGCCTATGGCATTTCCCTGATGGAAGCGGGGGAGGATCCCGCCCGGGGATTCTCCGTGCTCAGCAGTCTGGCGTCGCAGGGCGTTACGGAGGCGCAGTTTCGTGTCGGACGGGCCTACCTGGACGGGATGGGAGTGCCGCCCAGCCTGGAGGAGGGCGCTCGCTGGACGCAGATGGCGGCCGAGAGTGGCCATGTGCAGGCGCAGTTTGTATTGGCGACGCTCTACACGATCGGCCTTCCGGAAGGATTCGAGGCGCAGAAGAAGGTCTCTATCGCGGCCAATGCGCAACCACGCCCACGTGTGCCGGATTTCCGACAGGGTGGCGTCTGGGCACGCAAGGCGGCGACGGCCGGCTATCCCGATGCGCAGGCGCTGCTCGGCTATATCCTCACGAACGGACCGGAAGACCTTGCGGACCAGCAGGAGGCCTTCGACTGGTACGAAAAAGCCGCGCAAGGTGGGTCCTCGCAGGGGCATCTGGGCCTCGGCATGGCCTATCTCTATCGCGCGCAGGACGATGAGACGCGCCAGCGTGCGACGGAGGAGCTGAAGAAGGCGACCAGAGGCGGCCTCAGCACGGCATTCTATCTTCTGGGCGTGATTTTCGAGCAGGGCGTAGGCCAACCGCGCGATCCGTCGGCGGCTGCGCATTACTATCGTCAGGCCGCCGAGAAGGGCATGCCGGCAGCGCAGACCAAATACGGTCTGGCTCTTCTGGAAGGGCGTGGCGTTACGCGCGATATGCAACGCGCCGAGACCTGGCTGCGTCGTGCCGCGCTGAATGGTGAGACGCAGGCTGCCGCCTTGCTGGGCGATATCTATGCGCGCGGCGGCGAGTTGCCGCCGAACTATATCGAGGCCGCGAAATGGTATCGCCTGGCGGCGGATCAGGGGCACGGCCCGGCAGCACGGGCGTTGGGGCTTCTGTATCTGACAGGTGCGGGTGTCCACCGCGATCCGAACGAGGCGGCGCGCTGGTTCCGCGTTTCAGCCGAGCGTGGGGATCGTACGGCGGATTCGGATCTGGGCAACCTCGCCCTGTCCGGGACAGGGTCGGAAGAGGAGAAGCGTGCCTTGAAGGCGCGTTTCGAGCGTGCGGCGCAGGACGGCGATCTGGTCGGGGCCTTCAATCTCGGCGTTTGTCTGGCCGAAGGCGTCGGCACGGTGCGGGACGAGCGCACGGCGGCGGTCTGGATGAAGCGGGCGGCGGATGGCGTGGTCAATGCCCAGTATTGGCTGGGCCGCATGATGGTCGAGGGGCGTGGCTTCGAGACGAATATCGCCGAGGGTTGTGCATGGCTTGAGAAGGCCGCGGCCGCCGGGATGACGGATGCGCAGATGCTGCTGGCGCAGATGCTTGTCACGGGCCGTGCCGTGGGCGGCAAGGACCACGCCCGCGCCATGGCGATGTATCAGACTGCCGCCGAGCGCGGCCAGGTGGATGCGATGTTTGCGCTGGGAGCGATGTATGGCGGAGGGCATGATGTGCCGGAAGACCGCGTCGAGGCTCAGGTATGGTTTCGGCGCGCGGCGGAACGCGGCAACGGGCTGGCACAGTTGATGCTTGGTCGTTATCTCGTCCGGGGGCTCGCAGGTGTGCGCGACGAGGATGAGGGGCGCCGCTGGTTGCAGCGTGCCAGCGCGCAGAATATCGACGAGGCAAAGGCCGAACTCGCGAAACTCGGCGGTCATGAGCCGGCAGCACGTGTCGGCTGA